In Mycetocola zhujimingii, one DNA window encodes the following:
- a CDS encoding putative quinol monooxygenase, giving the protein MTQPIVVTAHFVPVDGQFDAVHEALVPAIAAVHDEPGCILYAIHRTPDNTIMMIEKWESAELLDAHGRGAAVAALNIALEGKLARPVEVTRLEPLPAGDEIQGQL; this is encoded by the coding sequence ATGACCCAGCCCATCGTTGTCACCGCCCATTTCGTTCCCGTCGACGGCCAGTTCGACGCGGTGCATGAAGCACTCGTTCCCGCCATCGCCGCCGTGCACGACGAGCCGGGCTGCATTCTCTACGCGATCCACCGCACCCCCGACAACACGATCATGATGATCGAAAAGTGGGAGTCCGCCGAGCTTCTCGACGCCCACGGCCGCGGCGCAGCGGTCGCCGCGCTCAACATCGCACTCGAGGGCAAGCTGGCGCGCCCGGTCGAGGTCACCCGCCTCGAGCCGCTCCCCGCGGGCGACGAGATCCAGGGCCAGCTCTAG
- a CDS encoding heavy-metal-associated domain-containing protein, whose amino-acid sequence MSTGPLNDLGLTAKDAGHSEPSGGCGGECVCGSGGSSAGGGGSSAGGCGSNAGGCGSNAGGCGNGGACACSSAPAPMVRSDTVIGAPRVSGSRARVSSVLGVTGMTRGRCIATMMNTLERIKGVDSVDVDLNPGGTSVVTVISATDLDPDAVGSEIDAAGFTLVSGPISAS is encoded by the coding sequence ATGTCGACAGGACCCCTCAACGACCTCGGCCTGACCGCCAAAGACGCAGGACACTCCGAACCGAGCGGCGGCTGCGGCGGCGAGTGCGTCTGCGGCAGCGGCGGGAGCAGTGCGGGTGGCGGCGGGAGCAGTGCGGGTGGCTGCGGGAGTAACGCGGGCGGCTGCGGAAGCAACGCCGGTGGCTGCGGAAACGGCGGCGCATGCGCCTGCTCATCCGCGCCCGCTCCGATGGTCCGCTCCGACACTGTGATCGGTGCGCCGCGCGTGTCCGGCTCGCGGGCACGGGTGTCGTCGGTGCTCGGCGTCACCGGGATGACCCGCGGGCGCTGCATCGCCACGATGATGAACACGCTCGAACGCATCAAGGGTGTCGACTCGGTCGATGTCGACCTCAACCCCGGCGGAACCTCGGTCGTTACCGTGATCAGTGCAACGGACCTCGATCCGGATGCCGTCGGTTCAGAAATCGACGCGGCCGGCTTCACGCTCGTGAGCGGCCCGATCTCCGCGAGCTAA
- a CDS encoding heavy-metal-associated domain-containing protein: MTDHTDLGLTARGEQRPIRDLGLTDVHASGGSGGGCGCGRGGGGCMCGGHGAAAGHGAGHGVNISRGTASVPAGSVVTELSVSGMTCEHCVKSVTEELAEIYGVNGVDITLNPEGVSSVVVMSEAPLDKAHVAAAIEEAGYALVSAPLSAD; this comes from the coding sequence ATGACCGACCACACCGACCTCGGCCTGACCGCGCGCGGCGAGCAGCGCCCCATTCGTGACCTCGGCCTCACCGATGTCCACGCGAGCGGGGGCTCGGGCGGCGGTTGCGGATGCGGCCGCGGCGGCGGCGGATGCATGTGCGGCGGTCACGGCGCGGCAGCCGGTCACGGGGCTGGTCACGGCGTCAATATCAGCCGCGGCACGGCATCCGTACCGGCGGGCAGCGTCGTGACTGAGCTTTCCGTGTCGGGCATGACCTGCGAGCACTGCGTGAAGAGCGTCACCGAGGAACTGGCCGAGATCTACGGCGTGAACGGTGTCGACATCACGCTCAACCCCGAGGGTGTTTCGTCGGTCGTCGTGATGAGCGAGGCTCCGCTGGACAAAGCCCACGTTGCCGCGGCCATCGAAGAGGCCGGTTACGCGCTCGTGAGCGCACCGCTCTCGGCCGACTAA
- a CDS encoding metal-sensitive transcriptional regulator: protein MHGYVDNKADLVKRLRRAEGQVRGIQRMVEDDVYCIDILTQVSAATKALETVALQLLDDHLTHCVAEATREGGPVAEEKIREASAAIARLVRS, encoded by the coding sequence ATGCATGGATACGTCGACAACAAGGCCGATCTCGTGAAGCGGCTTCGCCGGGCGGAGGGCCAGGTTCGCGGTATCCAGCGCATGGTCGAAGACGACGTGTATTGCATCGACATCCTCACGCAGGTGTCAGCGGCGACGAAGGCTCTCGAGACCGTCGCCCTGCAGCTGCTCGACGATCACCTCACCCACTGCGTCGCGGAGGCGACCCGCGAGGGTGGTCCTGTCGCCGAAGAGAAGATCCGCGAGGCGTCGGCCGCGATTGCCCGACTCGTCCGCTCCTAA
- a CDS encoding heavy metal translocating P-type ATPase: protein MNHAGGLENHAGMDHSTMGHAGMDHSAMGHSGHSGHSGHAGHAGHGDHVGQFRRLFWVMLVIAIPVVAFSSMFASIIGYSLPDIPWISWISPVLGTVMFVWGGRPFLTGAVAEIKARQPGMMLLIGLAISVAFAASWGASLGILDHQLDFWWELALLIVIMLLGHWIEMRSLAQTSSALDSLAALIPDEAERVDGDSITVVPPADLRVGDLVVVRPGGRVPADGRVEDGTADVDESMITGESMPVRRGPGDPVVAGTVATDSALRVRVTAVGEDTALAGIRRLVTDAQNSTSRAQRLADKAAGWLFWYALGAAAITAVAWTLLGTPDEAIIRTITVLVIACPHALGLAIPLVVSISTERAARAGVLVKDRLALESMRTVDTVLFDKTGTLTRGEPALAGIAPADGWTEDEVLALAAAAEADSEHPLARALVAAAASRGVALAAASDFRSSPAVGVEAMVEGRRVEVGGPGLLERTGAAPLPATAEWSDQGATVLHALVDGRVAGAFALRDEIRPESRDAVSALHARQVQVVMITGDAEAVAQSVAGELGIDRVFAGVRPGDKAAKVAELQAEGRRVAMVGDGVNDAPALAQADVGLAIGAGTDVAIASAGVILASDDPRAVLSVIELSRASYRKMQQNLWWAAGYNLVSVPLAAGVLAPVGFVLPMAVGAVLMSLSTIIVALNAQLLRRLDLRPGAAAAVSARADAVRAR, encoded by the coding sequence ATGAACCACGCCGGCGGGCTCGAGAACCACGCCGGAATGGATCACTCAACCATGGGCCACGCCGGGATGGACCACTCGGCCATGGGCCACAGCGGGCACAGCGGTCACAGCGGACACGCCGGACACGCCGGCCACGGCGACCACGTCGGCCAGTTCCGCCGCCTGTTCTGGGTGATGCTCGTGATCGCGATCCCCGTCGTGGCGTTCAGCAGCATGTTCGCGTCAATCATCGGCTACTCGCTCCCCGACATCCCCTGGATCAGCTGGATCTCACCGGTCCTCGGCACCGTGATGTTCGTCTGGGGTGGCAGGCCGTTCCTCACCGGAGCGGTCGCCGAGATCAAAGCCCGCCAGCCGGGCATGATGCTGCTCATCGGACTCGCCATCTCGGTGGCGTTCGCCGCATCCTGGGGCGCGAGCCTTGGCATCCTCGACCACCAGCTCGACTTCTGGTGGGAACTCGCCCTCCTCATCGTGATCATGCTGCTCGGGCACTGGATCGAGATGCGATCGCTGGCCCAGACGTCGTCGGCGCTCGACTCTCTTGCCGCGCTTATTCCGGACGAGGCCGAGCGCGTCGACGGTGACAGCATCACCGTCGTGCCGCCGGCCGACCTTCGGGTGGGGGACCTCGTCGTTGTGCGGCCGGGAGGCCGGGTTCCCGCTGATGGACGTGTGGAGGACGGCACCGCCGACGTCGATGAGTCGATGATCACCGGTGAGTCGATGCCCGTCCGACGGGGGCCCGGCGACCCGGTCGTCGCCGGAACCGTCGCCACCGATTCGGCGCTGAGGGTGCGCGTGACGGCGGTCGGTGAGGACACGGCGCTTGCCGGCATCCGTCGGCTGGTGACCGATGCGCAGAACTCGACCTCGCGGGCGCAACGGCTGGCCGACAAGGCCGCGGGCTGGCTGTTCTGGTACGCGCTGGGTGCCGCCGCGATCACGGCTGTGGCGTGGACGCTCCTCGGCACGCCCGACGAGGCGATCATCCGCACGATCACGGTGCTGGTGATTGCCTGCCCGCACGCGCTCGGCCTGGCGATTCCGCTCGTCGTGTCGATCTCGACCGAGCGGGCCGCCCGCGCCGGCGTGCTCGTCAAGGATCGGCTCGCGCTCGAGAGCATGCGCACCGTCGATACCGTGCTGTTCGACAAGACCGGCACCCTCACCCGCGGCGAACCCGCTCTGGCTGGCATCGCGCCTGCTGACGGGTGGACCGAGGATGAGGTGCTCGCCCTCGCGGCAGCCGCCGAAGCTGACAGCGAGCATCCGCTGGCGCGCGCCCTCGTTGCGGCGGCGGCGAGTCGCGGGGTGGCACTCGCGGCGGCATCCGATTTTCGGTCATCTCCCGCGGTGGGCGTCGAGGCGATGGTCGAGGGTCGGCGGGTGGAAGTGGGCGGCCCCGGCCTGCTCGAGCGGACGGGCGCGGCACCGCTGCCCGCGACCGCGGAGTGGAGCGACCAGGGTGCGACGGTGCTGCACGCTCTCGTCGACGGGCGGGTCGCCGGTGCGTTTGCGTTGCGCGATGAGATCCGGCCGGAATCTCGGGATGCCGTCAGCGCGCTTCACGCCCGCCAGGTCCAGGTGGTGATGATTACCGGCGACGCCGAGGCCGTGGCACAGTCGGTGGCGGGTGAGCTGGGCATCGATCGGGTCTTCGCCGGCGTGCGCCCGGGGGACAAGGCGGCGAAGGTCGCCGAGTTGCAGGCCGAGGGGCGCAGGGTTGCGATGGTCGGAGACGGCGTGAACGACGCCCCGGCGCTCGCGCAGGCGGATGTCGGGCTCGCCATCGGGGCGGGGACCGACGTCGCGATCGCCTCCGCCGGCGTCATTCTGGCCAGCGATGACCCGCGAGCCGTGCTCTCCGTGATCGAGTTGTCGCGCGCGAGCTACCGCAAGATGCAGCAGAACCTCTGGTGGGCTGCCGGCTACAACCTCGTGTCGGTGCCGCTCGCCGCCGGGGTGCTCGCGCCGGTCGGTTTCGTGCTGCCGATGGCGGTCGGCGCCGTGCTCATGAGCCTGTCGACGATCATCGTCGCGCTCAACGCTCAGTTGCTGCGACGGCTCGACCTGCGGCCCGGTGCTGCTGCGGCGGTGTCGGCGCGGGCGGATGCCGTCCGCGCGAGATAG
- a CDS encoding CDGSH iron-sulfur domain-containing protein, whose translation MAGKPEPTQIIACPNGPLLVRGEMDLTTPDGEPIERTRKTVALCRCGVSAIKPFCDGTHKAIGFKAP comes from the coding sequence ATGGCTGGTAAGCCCGAGCCCACGCAGATCATCGCTTGCCCGAACGGGCCGCTGCTCGTGCGCGGTGAGATGGACCTCACCACGCCCGACGGGGAGCCGATCGAGCGCACCCGCAAGACTGTGGCTCTGTGCCGGTGCGGGGTATCGGCGATCAAGCCGTTCTGCGACGGGACACACAAGGCGATCGGGTTCAAGGCGCCGTAG
- a CDS encoding iron-containing redox enzyme family protein, with protein MALTFPTDSRPMNTADAPAASSDSTATDGLAATTGAPRTPTARGPLSNRILTLVRTTPTDDDSATADLAADAAAAVAASIDIVNDDDIQLALFLLYGLHYGSLADANDAWEWHPHLIAARRVIEAAFEAQLRRDVPVPDAPEPTMAAVADTLFTLTGAESSGPSLSRFVAAKANREQLEEFLIHRSIYTLKEADPHSWAIPRLSGRPKAALVEIQADEYGGGRPDRMHAAIFAGTMTGLGLDTTYGAYLDFVPAVTLASQNMMSMFGLNRRLRGAIAGHLAAFEMTSSIPNGLYARGFRRNGFDDAVCWYFDEHVEADAVHEQIAGRDLAGALAEDEPDLLPDILFGAAACLTVDDWAGQVMVEAWSAGASALRMPRATTSGTAA; from the coding sequence ATGGCACTGACCTTTCCCACCGACTCCCGTCCGATGAACACTGCCGACGCCCCCGCTGCATCGAGTGACTCGACCGCAACAGACGGCCTCGCGGCCACCACCGGCGCACCCCGGACGCCCACCGCGCGGGGCCCGCTGAGCAACCGCATCCTCACTCTCGTTCGCACGACGCCAACTGACGACGACTCCGCGACCGCCGACCTCGCCGCCGACGCCGCTGCCGCCGTCGCCGCGTCGATCGACATCGTGAACGACGACGACATTCAGCTGGCGCTGTTCCTGCTCTATGGCCTGCACTACGGATCGCTCGCCGACGCGAACGACGCGTGGGAATGGCATCCGCACCTCATCGCCGCCCGCCGCGTGATCGAGGCGGCGTTCGAAGCTCAACTGCGGCGCGACGTTCCGGTGCCGGACGCTCCCGAGCCCACCATGGCCGCCGTCGCTGACACCCTCTTCACCCTGACCGGTGCCGAGAGCAGTGGGCCCAGCCTGTCGCGCTTCGTCGCGGCGAAGGCGAACCGCGAGCAGCTCGAAGAGTTCCTCATCCACCGCTCCATTTACACGCTCAAGGAAGCAGACCCGCACTCCTGGGCGATTCCGCGGCTCTCGGGTCGGCCCAAGGCGGCCCTCGTGGAGATCCAGGCCGACGAGTACGGCGGAGGCCGCCCCGACCGCATGCACGCCGCCATCTTCGCGGGCACCATGACGGGCCTCGGTCTCGACACCACCTACGGCGCCTACCTCGACTTCGTGCCCGCCGTGACCCTCGCATCGCAGAACATGATGTCGATGTTCGGGCTGAACCGCCGTCTCCGCGGCGCGATCGCCGGGCACCTCGCCGCGTTCGAGATGACCTCGTCGATTCCGAACGGGCTGTACGCGCGCGGATTCCGCCGCAACGGATTCGACGACGCCGTGTGCTGGTACTTCGACGAGCACGTTGAAGCTGACGCCGTGCACGAGCAGATCGCGGGCCGCGACCTCGCCGGTGCCCTCGCCGAAGACGAGCCCGACCTGCTCCCCGACATCCTGTTCGGTGCCGCAGCCTGCCTCACCGTCGACGACTGGGCCGGGCAGGTCATGGTCGAGGCGTGGAGCGCAGGCGCGTCAGCGTTGCGGATGCCGCGAGCAACGACATCCGGGACCGCAGCGTGA
- a CDS encoding aldo/keto reductase translates to MTGIPTVELGDGLATSAQGLGGMALTDVYGAADPDRSVATINHAIDIGVTFLDTANVYGQGANEELFARVLRHRRAEVVLATKFGILPTPDDGGFRARGDAAYVHESIDASLTRLGTDSVDLYYYHRVDSRVPIEETVGALAELVTAGKVRHIGLSEVTALELERAHAVHPIAAVQSEWSLWSRDIEEYVIPTAARLGIGFVAYSPLGRGFLTGGVTDAAALGEKDARRNFPRFSDENFAANVAAVEVVRQVADVEGLAPAQVALAWVYASGRRLGVPVVPIPGTRKAHRVDENAAAVTATLSDASLARLDGIYAGIEGERASDPLYISRGREQREHAHERRASGTEGPR, encoded by the coding sequence ATGACAGGCATCCCCACTGTGGAGCTCGGCGACGGTCTCGCCACCTCCGCGCAGGGCCTCGGGGGCATGGCCCTCACCGACGTGTATGGCGCCGCCGACCCCGACCGGTCGGTCGCGACGATCAACCACGCGATCGACATCGGCGTGACCTTTCTCGACACCGCGAACGTGTACGGGCAGGGCGCAAACGAGGAGCTCTTCGCCCGCGTGCTCAGGCACCGCCGCGCGGAGGTCGTGCTCGCGACCAAGTTCGGCATCCTGCCGACGCCCGACGACGGTGGGTTCCGGGCGAGGGGCGACGCTGCCTACGTGCACGAGTCGATCGACGCGAGCCTCACGCGACTCGGCACCGACAGCGTCGACCTCTACTACTACCACCGCGTCGATTCGCGGGTGCCGATCGAGGAGACGGTTGGCGCGCTCGCCGAGCTGGTCACCGCGGGCAAGGTGCGGCACATCGGCCTCTCGGAGGTCACCGCCCTCGAACTCGAACGCGCACACGCGGTGCACCCGATCGCCGCTGTGCAGAGTGAGTGGTCGCTGTGGAGCCGCGACATCGAGGAGTATGTCATCCCCACCGCGGCGCGGCTCGGCATCGGGTTCGTCGCCTACTCACCGCTCGGTCGCGGGTTCCTGACGGGCGGGGTGACGGATGCCGCGGCGCTGGGTGAGAAGGATGCCCGGCGCAACTTCCCCCGCTTCAGCGACGAGAACTTCGCCGCCAACGTCGCGGCGGTTGAGGTTGTGCGGCAGGTGGCTGACGTCGAAGGTCTCGCGCCCGCGCAGGTCGCGCTCGCCTGGGTTTACGCCTCGGGCCGGCGGCTTGGCGTTCCCGTGGTGCCGATTCCCGGCACCCGCAAAGCGCACCGGGTCGACGAGAACGCCGCGGCTGTCACGGCGACGCTCAGCGACGCCAGCCTCGCCCGGCTCGATGGTATTTACGCCGGCATCGAGGGCGAGCGGGCCAGCGATCCGCTCTACATCTCCCGCGGCAGAGAGCAGCGGGAGCACGCGCACGAGCGTCGCGCATCCGGAACGGAAGGACCCCGATGA
- a CDS encoding LLM class flavin-dependent oxidoreductase: protein MTEPKKLIVNLFEMNCVSHISHGLWVLPGNNRHRFNDIDYWTELAQLLEAGGFDGIFLADVVGAYDVFRDGPETALREGVQIPNNDPLLVIPAMAAVTKHLGFGVTFSTTYEPPFAFARRMSTLDHLTKGRIGWNVVTSYLPNAARNFGLDGEMPKATRYERADEYLDVLYKLWEGSWDDDAVLNDRDNRVYTDPDKVRYINHEGEHFKVAGPHLSEPSRQRTPVIYQATGSPEGIEFAGRHAEVVFTGGRTVEDFQKNANEMRDAAIRQGRDGDDIRFIVQAGVVVGRTDEEVAAKLQSYRENTSVDGILAHGSLPFDLTAYPSDATIATVIDDVGPHPMLSSMGPETTVEEALGRITAGREGRFFVAGTPLEVADTIESWLDDDGIDGINLRQYHSFETARDFIELVVPELRKRGRMRESYPEGETLRERLFGEGNARLPERHVAARYRGGANLDVPVEPIRYR, encoded by the coding sequence ATGACCGAGCCGAAGAAACTCATCGTCAACCTCTTCGAGATGAACTGTGTCAGCCACATCTCGCACGGGTTGTGGGTGCTGCCGGGCAACAACCGGCACCGGTTCAACGACATCGACTACTGGACCGAACTCGCCCAGCTCCTCGAGGCCGGCGGCTTCGACGGCATCTTCCTGGCGGATGTGGTCGGCGCGTACGACGTGTTCCGCGACGGTCCGGAGACGGCGTTGCGCGAGGGCGTGCAGATCCCCAACAACGATCCGCTGCTGGTGATCCCGGCGATGGCCGCCGTCACCAAACACCTCGGCTTCGGCGTCACCTTCTCGACCACCTACGAACCGCCGTTCGCCTTCGCGCGCCGGATGAGCACACTCGACCACCTCACTAAAGGCCGCATCGGCTGGAACGTGGTCACCTCGTACCTGCCCAACGCGGCGCGCAACTTCGGCCTCGACGGTGAAATGCCCAAGGCAACACGGTACGAGCGCGCCGATGAATACCTCGATGTGCTCTACAAGCTGTGGGAGGGCTCGTGGGATGACGACGCGGTGCTCAACGACCGCGACAACCGGGTCTACACCGACCCCGACAAGGTCCGTTACATCAACCACGAGGGCGAGCACTTCAAGGTCGCCGGGCCGCACCTGAGCGAGCCCTCGCGGCAGCGCACGCCGGTGATCTACCAGGCCACCGGCTCGCCGGAGGGGATCGAGTTCGCCGGGCGTCACGCCGAGGTCGTGTTCACCGGCGGTCGTACCGTCGAGGACTTCCAGAAGAACGCGAACGAGATGCGGGATGCCGCGATCCGGCAGGGACGCGACGGTGACGACATCCGTTTCATCGTCCAGGCTGGCGTTGTGGTCGGTCGCACCGACGAGGAGGTCGCGGCGAAGCTGCAGAGCTACCGCGAGAATACGAGCGTCGATGGCATCCTCGCGCACGGCAGTCTGCCGTTCGACCTGACCGCGTACCCGTCAGACGCGACCATCGCCACGGTGATCGACGACGTCGGACCGCACCCGATGCTCTCGAGCATGGGACCCGAGACCACGGTCGAAGAGGCGCTCGGCCGCATCACCGCGGGCCGGGAGGGCCGCTTCTTCGTGGCGGGGACGCCGCTCGAGGTCGCCGACACGATCGAGAGCTGGCTCGACGATGACGGGATCGACGGCATCAACCTGCGCCAGTACCACTCGTTCGAGACGGCGCGTGATTTCATCGAGCTCGTCGTTCCCGAGCTGCGCAAGCGCGGGCGGATGCGCGAGAGTTACCCCGAGGGTGAGACCCTCCGCGAGCGGCTCTTCGGCGAGGGCAACGCCCGCCTGCCTGAGCGCCACGTCGCGGCGCGGTATCGCGGGGGAGCGAACCTCGATGTGCCGGTGGAGCCGATCCGCTACCGCTGA
- a CDS encoding acyl-CoA dehydrogenase family protein: protein MTTLLDTTTDTTARALSDDELSGLFAPVFERIREGAVEREAERALPFEAVAWLKAERFGAVRVPREYGGFGATVGQLARLLSELGAADSNLPQLLRGHFAFVETRLVHPDAEVREKWLRRVAAGDLVGNASSELTGASLAEVSTVVSEENGRFFVTGKKYYSTGTIFADWVSGSARDADGGRVSYVVRTDDPGVERLDDWDGFGQRLTGSGTTIFDHAEVDADDITRYTDARINHVTAFFQLVLVATLAGIGKAVLTDTVEYVRPRTRTFITASNPLPREDPLVQSVVGEVAAASFTADALVASAAAAVDAAYRTNTDGTLDDAAVTAAEIAVYSAQVAIVDVVLAAATRLFEVGGASAASSARKLDRHWRNARTVSSHNPVIYKKRTVGEFFLNDRAPNAAWKELREAAAVPS from the coding sequence ATGACCACCCTTCTCGACACCACAACCGACACCACAGCCCGGGCACTCAGCGATGACGAGCTCAGCGGCCTGTTCGCGCCGGTCTTCGAGCGCATTCGGGAGGGCGCCGTCGAGCGGGAGGCCGAGCGGGCACTTCCGTTCGAGGCGGTCGCGTGGCTCAAGGCCGAGCGCTTCGGTGCGGTGCGGGTCCCGCGGGAGTACGGCGGCTTCGGTGCAACGGTCGGCCAGCTCGCGCGCCTGTTGAGCGAGCTTGGGGCCGCCGACTCGAACCTCCCGCAGCTGCTGCGTGGCCACTTTGCGTTCGTTGAGACGCGACTCGTTCATCCGGATGCCGAGGTGCGGGAGAAGTGGCTGCGCCGGGTCGCCGCGGGTGATCTCGTCGGCAACGCGTCGAGCGAGTTGACCGGCGCGTCACTCGCCGAGGTCAGCACGGTGGTCTCGGAGGAGAACGGCAGGTTCTTCGTCACGGGGAAGAAGTACTACAGCACCGGCACGATCTTTGCCGACTGGGTGAGCGGGAGCGCGCGGGATGCCGACGGCGGGCGGGTTTCGTACGTGGTGCGCACCGACGACCCCGGCGTCGAGCGCCTCGATGACTGGGACGGATTCGGGCAGCGGCTGACCGGGAGCGGTACGACGATCTTCGACCACGCGGAGGTCGACGCCGATGACATCACCCGCTACACCGACGCCCGCATCAACCATGTGACGGCGTTCTTCCAATTGGTGCTCGTTGCCACTCTCGCCGGGATCGGCAAGGCGGTGCTCACCGACACCGTTGAGTACGTTCGGCCGCGCACGCGCACGTTCATCACGGCGAGTAACCCGTTGCCGCGCGAGGATCCGCTCGTGCAGAGCGTCGTCGGCGAGGTGGCGGCCGCGTCATTCACGGCCGATGCCCTCGTGGCGAGCGCGGCTGCTGCGGTGGATGCCGCGTACCGCACGAACACGGACGGCACGCTCGACGACGCCGCGGTTACGGCGGCCGAGATCGCCGTGTATTCGGCCCAGGTCGCGATCGTCGACGTGGTGCTTGCCGCCGCGACCCGACTTTTTGAGGTGGGTGGGGCATCCGCTGCGTCGTCGGCCCGCAAGCTCGACCGGCACTGGCGGAACGCACGCACGGTGTCGTCGCACAACCCGGTGATCTACAAGAAGCGCACGGTCGGCGAGTTCTTCCTCAACGATCGGGCGCCCAATGCCGCGTGGAAGGAGCTGCGCGAGGCTGCGGCGGTGCCGAGCTAA
- a CDS encoding dipeptide ABC transporter ATP-binding protein codes for MSARDSAVGSAVGARVDSFAGAGAAAGAAAPALVNVEGLTVGFGAGHDATTVVRDVSFRIDRGQCLALVGESGSGKSVTARSLVGLAGLGSTVRADRLSFDGADTRTWSDRQWRSTRGDRIGFVLQDALSSLDVLRTVGAEIAEPLKLHTSLSRRERTAKVFDLLARVGVPEPELRYAQLPSQLSGGLRQRALIASAIAADPEFLIADEPTTALDASIAAQIIRLLETLKGSSTGMLVVSHDLSVVARIADRIAVMQHGEIVEEGTTDAVLFDPQHSYTKTLIAAVPSPSSRRRRLSAPVEGTDAGASVARADSNAGLTGLGATSGATGSDPTATHTRPKRDRDAAPLVVVERISKSFPGHDRTRRTVVDDVSFSIRRGTTLGIVGESGSGKTTTARILANLETPDSGSVSIDSVSWASATPAERTRLRRQVQVVYQDPLSSFDPRYTVSRIIGEAVSASGRASRVDRAARVSELLGLVRLGAAHLDRRPIELSGGQRQRVAIARALAANPALLVLDEPVSALDVSVQAQVLDLLADLQDELDLTYLFISHDLGVIFHVSDEVLVMKDGRVVEAGAVDEVFSRPAHGYTRGLLDALPHFDSARG; via the coding sequence GTGAGCGCGCGCGATTCCGCTGTTGGGTCCGCCGTTGGGGCCCGGGTCGATTCCTTCGCCGGTGCCGGTGCCGCCGCGGGTGCCGCCGCCCCCGCTCTCGTCAATGTCGAGGGCCTCACGGTCGGCTTCGGTGCGGGTCACGACGCCACGACGGTGGTGCGCGACGTGTCCTTCCGCATCGACAGGGGCCAGTGCCTCGCGCTCGTCGGCGAGTCCGGTTCAGGCAAGTCCGTCACCGCCCGCAGCCTCGTCGGCCTCGCCGGGCTGGGTTCGACGGTTCGCGCCGACCGGCTCAGCTTCGACGGCGCCGACACACGCACCTGGTCGGACCGGCAGTGGCGCTCCACCCGCGGCGACCGGATCGGCTTCGTGCTTCAGGATGCCCTCTCCTCGCTCGATGTCCTCCGCACGGTCGGTGCCGAAATCGCTGAGCCTCTCAAACTGCACACCTCCCTGTCGCGCCGCGAGCGCACCGCGAAGGTGTTCGACCTTCTCGCTCGCGTCGGCGTACCCGAACCGGAACTGCGGTACGCCCAGCTCCCGTCCCAGCTGTCGGGAGGCCTCCGCCAGCGCGCCCTCATCGCGTCCGCGATCGCCGCAGACCCCGAGTTCCTTATCGCCGACGAACCCACGACCGCACTCGACGCCTCGATCGCGGCGCAGATCATCCGGCTGCTCGAGACGCTCAAAGGCTCCTCAACCGGCATGCTCGTCGTCAGCCACGACCTGTCTGTCGTCGCCCGCATCGCCGACCGGATCGCCGTCATGCAACATGGTGAGATCGTGGAGGAAGGCACAACGGATGCCGTGCTCTTCGACCCGCAACACAGCTACACGAAGACCCTCATCGCGGCGGTGCCCTCCCCCAGCTCGCGGCGCAGGCGACTGTCGGCGCCGGTCGAGGGCACGGATGCGGGCGCGAGTGTGGCTCGCGCGGACTCGAACGCGGGCCTGACCGGTTTGGGCGCGACCTCAGGCGCGACCGGCTCCGACCCCACGGCCACGCACACCAGGCCGAAACGGGACCGTGACGCCGCCCCTCTCGTCGTTGTCGAACGCATCAGCAAGAGCTTCCCCGGCCACGACCGCACGCGGCGCACCGTCGTAGATGACGTATCGTTCAGCATCCGCCGCGGAACCACGCTCGGGATCGTCGGCGAATCGGGGTCGGGCAAGACCACGACGGCGCGGATCCTCGCGAACCTCGAGACGCCGGACTCGGGTTCGGTGTCGATCGACTCGGTATCGTGGGCATCGGCGACGCCGGCGGAGCGCACGCGGCTGCGTCGGCAGGTCCAGGTGGTCTACCAGGACCCGCTGAGTTCGTTCGATCCGCGGTACACGGTGTCGCGCATCATCGGCGAGGCGGTGTCGGCCAGCGGACGAGCCTCGCGCGTTGATCGCGCGGCCCGGGTGTCCGAACTGCTCGGGCTTGTGAGGCTCGGGGCGGCACACCTCGACCGGCGACCGATTGAACTCTCGGGCGGCCAGCGCCAGCGGGTGGCGATCGCACGGGCTCTGGCCGCGAACCCGGCACTGCTCGTCCTCGACGAGCCGGTGTCGGCGCTCGACGTGTCGGTGCAGGCGCAGGTCCTCGACCTGCTCGCCGACCTGCAGGACGAACTCGATCTGACGTACCTCTTCATCTCGCACGACCTCGGGGTGATCTTCCACGTCAGCGACGAGGTCCTCGTCATGAAAGACGGCCGCGTCGTCGAGGCGGGCGCCGTCGACGAGGTCTTCAGCCGGCCGGCACACGGGTACACCAGGGGCCTGCTCGATGCGTTGCCCCACTTTGATTCCGCACGCGGCTGA